The Faecalibacter sp. LW9 genome has a segment encoding these proteins:
- a CDS encoding efflux RND transporter periplasmic adaptor subunit has protein sequence MKKYILLIGAIALLSNCSNQSSENNAKEQTSAQPTSILTLTDAQLKNIEMDTISFQNISLPTIVRLNAKTEVTPQHTVSITNAFGGYVKAITLIPGNTVTKGQVLVVLEDPQYIQMQEDYLTTKALLEQANADFIRQRDLNSEQAASDKVLQQAKANRQTLMVKKRALEEKLKLMNIHPNAVSINTIKRTINVYAPISGIVNSVSTNTGQYVSPADAMVEIINPNSALLNIKVFEKDLYEVNIGQELKAYTNSNPNQKLTAKITSISKEIKDDGTVDVYAQITNPNGIKITANMYLNVELTVHRMATNVLPEEAVVHFEGKDYAFEVLKNNQFKLIPVEIGQTHQNQVEIKSPINQGKVYVSKGAYQLLTAMKNSGDNE, from the coding sequence ATGAAAAAATATATCTTACTTATCGGAGCAATCGCACTATTATCGAATTGCTCTAATCAATCGTCTGAAAATAATGCTAAGGAACAAACGTCTGCACAACCCACCTCAATTCTAACTTTAACCGATGCGCAATTAAAGAATATTGAAATGGATACGATTTCATTTCAAAACATATCATTGCCAACCATCGTACGTTTAAATGCAAAAACAGAAGTTACACCACAGCATACCGTATCAATTACAAATGCTTTTGGTGGATATGTTAAAGCCATTACTCTAATACCTGGAAATACGGTGACAAAAGGACAAGTTCTTGTCGTTTTAGAAGACCCGCAATACATCCAAATGCAAGAAGATTATTTGACAACTAAAGCCTTATTAGAGCAAGCCAATGCGGACTTCATTCGTCAAAGGGATTTGAACAGCGAACAAGCGGCAAGTGACAAAGTTTTACAACAAGCAAAAGCCAACCGTCAAACCTTAATGGTAAAAAAACGAGCTTTAGAGGAAAAACTTAAATTGATGAATATTCATCCAAATGCAGTTTCAATTAATACTATAAAAAGAACAATAAATGTCTATGCACCAATAAGTGGAATTGTAAATTCGGTATCAACTAATACGGGACAATATGTGTCCCCAGCTGATGCGATGGTAGAAATTATCAATCCCAATAGTGCTTTATTGAATATCAAGGTATTTGAAAAAGATTTGTATGAAGTAAATATTGGACAAGAATTAAAAGCATATACCAATTCTAACCCAAATCAAAAGCTCACAGCTAAAATCACCTCTATTTCAAAAGAAATTAAAGATGATGGTACTGTTGATGTCTATGCCCAGATTACAAATCCAAATGGAATTAAAATTACCGCAAATATGTATCTGAATGTTGAGTTAACCGTCCATCGAATGGCAACGAACGTATTACCAGAAGAAGCGGTAGTTCATTTTGAAGGAAAGGATTATGCCTTTGAGGTGTTAAAAAATAATCAATTCAAATTAATACCAGTCGAAATAGGACAAACTCATCAAAATCAAGTTGAAATAAAATCACCTATAAATCAAGGAAAAGTGTATGTAAGCAAAGGAGCTTACCAATTACTGACCGCAATGAAAAACAGTGGTGACAATGAATAA
- a CDS encoding IS1182 family transposase: MYTSSKIVFKDYNPKENLLFPPNLSELIEEKHPVRVISNIIDGLAIKNLINSYKPYGTSSYHPKMLLKVLIYGYLSNIYSSRKLEQALKENIHFMWLSGMNRPDHNTINRFRSERLKGKLKSIFTQIVLLLEKEGIVSLTTTFVDGTKIEANANRYTFVWGRAIKKHKARISEQLEDLWNYAESVAKEELQNTENIEFKEIDSEKVTQTIDKINEVLKDKKIPSKIRQKLNYGKKNWSKNLEKYKKQEEILQQRNSYSKTDTDATFMRMKEDHMKNGQLKPAYNLQISTNKQYILHYSIHHNPTDTKTLKPHLAGFEQHYHRTPKELVADAGYGSEENYNLLKSKKIKPYVKYNYFRKDQKSGQITSSESNPKLAKIREKAYKLLNTVRGIKLRKQRCHDVEPVFAEIKHNKNFKRFMLRGVDKVEIEVGLLAIAHNLKKMAKIT; this comes from the coding sequence GTGTATACTAGTTCGAAAATAGTCTTTAAAGATTACAATCCCAAAGAAAATTTGCTTTTTCCTCCAAATTTATCGGAGTTGATAGAAGAAAAGCATCCTGTTAGAGTTATTTCCAATATAATAGATGGTTTAGCAATTAAAAATCTTATTAATAGCTATAAACCATATGGAACATCATCTTATCACCCAAAAATGCTTCTGAAAGTGTTGATTTATGGCTACCTAAGTAATATTTATTCAAGCCGTAAATTAGAACAAGCACTGAAAGAAAATATTCATTTTATGTGGCTTTCTGGAATGAATCGTCCTGACCATAATACGATAAATCGCTTTCGTAGCGAGCGATTAAAAGGTAAACTGAAATCTATATTCACTCAAATAGTCTTGCTTTTAGAAAAAGAAGGAATCGTTAGTTTAACAACCACTTTTGTTGATGGGACTAAGATTGAGGCAAACGCTAATCGCTATACATTCGTTTGGGGAAGAGCGATTAAAAAACACAAAGCTAGAATTTCTGAGCAGTTAGAAGACTTATGGAATTACGCAGAAAGTGTAGCAAAAGAAGAGCTTCAAAACACAGAAAATATTGAATTTAAAGAAATCGATTCTGAAAAAGTCACACAAACAATTGATAAGATAAATGAAGTTTTGAAAGATAAAAAAATCCCATCAAAGATTCGTCAAAAGCTCAATTATGGAAAGAAAAATTGGTCTAAGAATTTAGAAAAATACAAAAAACAAGAAGAGATTTTACAACAAAGAAATTCTTACTCTAAGACCGATACAGATGCTACATTTATGAGAATGAAAGAAGATCATATGAAAAATGGTCAGCTAAAACCCGCTTATAATCTGCAAATCTCCACGAATAAACAGTATATTTTACATTATTCTATTCACCATAATCCAACCGATACAAAAACTCTAAAACCTCATTTAGCAGGTTTTGAGCAGCATTACCATAGAACTCCAAAAGAGCTTGTAGCCGATGCGGGCTATGGCTCAGAAGAAAATTATAACTTGCTTAAATCAAAAAAGATAAAACCTTACGTAAAATACAATTACTTCAGAAAAGATCAAAAATCAGGACAAATTACTTCTTCAGAGAGCAATCCCAAACTGGCTAAAATAAGAGAAAAAGCATATAAACTTCTCAATACAGTGAGAGGTATCAAACTCAGAAAACAAAGATGTCACGATGTTGAACCAGTTTTTGCCGAAATAAAACACAACAAAAACTTTAAACGATTTATGTTAAGAGGAGTTGATAAAGTCGAAATTGAAGTCGGCTTACTTGCTATTGCTCATAACTTAAAGAAAATGGCGAAAATCACCTGA
- a CDS encoding ABC transporter permease has product MKNIILVASREFLSQVKNKAFIIMTILSPLLLVGAGGFIFWLNSANNSEVKNIAVIDESAQFITTFKSDENMIFNIYTPSEAKAIKDTLSGSEYLSALLEIPANTDGNFEHIEKNTKISTNGNLGISNREKIAGMMSDFIEESRLKQSGIDQTALKNTTSNVSLNVYNVKEGKEDKGLELKIALAGALTYIIFMFIMIYGVKVMRSVVEEKNNRVIEIIISSVKPFELMLGKILGTTLVAVTQFSIWIGMTIGLLSIFPMLVSSRMDMAQQALDQQELMEANPDLMQMAAETSEVLLSFNYPLIIFTFIVYFILGYLFYSSIFAAIGSAVDNDTDTQQFTYFPLIPMSIGLYGAFTSLQNPDGPVAFWVSMIPLTSPIAMITRVPFDIPIWELALSIFILLLSTIGMILLASKIYRIGILIYGKKPTLKEMLKWITYKN; this is encoded by the coding sequence ATGAAAAATATTATACTTGTCGCATCGCGAGAATTTTTATCACAAGTCAAGAATAAAGCCTTTATCATCATGACGATTTTGTCTCCACTGCTACTTGTGGGTGCAGGAGGATTTATTTTTTGGTTGAATTCAGCCAATAATTCAGAAGTAAAAAATATTGCTGTTATTGATGAAAGTGCCCAATTTATCACAACTTTTAAGTCAGATGAAAATATGATTTTCAATATCTATACTCCATCTGAAGCAAAAGCGATTAAGGATACATTGAGTGGAAGCGAGTATTTAAGCGCATTATTAGAGATTCCTGCAAATACGGATGGAAATTTTGAACATATTGAAAAGAATACGAAAATTTCAACGAATGGGAATTTAGGAATTTCCAATCGAGAAAAAATTGCTGGAATGATGTCGGATTTCATCGAAGAATCCCGTTTAAAACAATCCGGAATAGATCAAACGGCATTAAAAAATACCACTTCAAATGTGTCTCTGAATGTGTATAATGTTAAAGAAGGGAAAGAAGATAAAGGCTTAGAATTAAAAATTGCTTTAGCTGGTGCTTTAACTTATATCATTTTTATGTTCATTATGATTTATGGTGTGAAAGTGATGCGTTCTGTGGTAGAAGAGAAAAACAATCGCGTAATTGAAATTATTATATCATCAGTTAAGCCTTTCGAGTTAATGTTGGGTAAAATTTTAGGAACAACGCTGGTTGCCGTGACCCAATTTTCCATTTGGATCGGGATGACCATTGGTTTATTATCCATTTTTCCAATGTTAGTATCTAGTCGAATGGATATGGCTCAACAAGCTTTAGATCAGCAAGAATTAATGGAAGCGAATCCTGATTTAATGCAAATGGCAGCTGAAACGAGTGAAGTGTTATTGTCGTTTAACTATCCTTTGATTATTTTCACTTTTATCGTGTACTTTATTCTAGGATATTTATTTTATTCTTCAATTTTTGCAGCTATTGGATCTGCGGTTGATAATGATACCGATACCCAACAATTTACATATTTTCCATTAATTCCTATGAGTATTGGATTATATGGCGCATTTACGAGTTTACAAAATCCTGATGGTCCAGTTGCCTTTTGGGTATCAATGATTCCATTAACATCCCCGATTGCAATGATTACACGTGTCCCTTTTGATATTCCGATTTGGGAACTTGCATTATCTATTTTTATTCTTTTGTTGAGTACTATTGGAATGATCTTATTGGCTTCAAAAATCTATCGCATTGGAATTTTAATCTATGGTAAAAAACCAACGCTTAAAGAAATGTTGAAATGGATTACATATAAAAACTAA
- a CDS encoding ATP-binding cassette domain-containing protein, whose translation MEYLLQAENLTRRYKDKVALNNFSINIPQGSIYGLLEPNGAGKTTFIRIVNQITAPDEGKIFLNGEPLTKKSIAQVGYMPEERGLYKNMKVGEQAIYFARLKGLSAHEARIRTTYWFEKLGIMSWWDKKLSELSKGMGQKVQFVVTVIHEPSLLIFDEPFSGFDPVNAQVIANEILELRDKGTTVIFSTHRMESVEEMCDHVALINQSNKVLDGTIEEVRNQFKSGEYAVGIEHLSAEGLQMLEKKYQIRTIEKKGNLTSFQMMIDKTLNSNVVLKELIEMGHISQFKEKIPSMNDVFLQAVKQSNANAK comes from the coding sequence ATGGAATACTTATTACAAGCAGAAAATTTAACACGTAGATATAAAGATAAAGTTGCTTTAAATAACTTTAGCATTAATATTCCACAAGGTTCTATTTATGGTCTACTTGAGCCGAATGGAGCAGGGAAAACGACTTTTATTCGTATCGTTAATCAAATTACTGCGCCTGATGAAGGTAAGATTTTCTTGAATGGGGAACCTTTAACCAAAAAATCAATTGCACAAGTCGGGTATATGCCTGAAGAACGTGGATTGTATAAAAATATGAAAGTGGGTGAGCAGGCCATTTATTTTGCTCGTTTAAAAGGACTTTCTGCGCATGAAGCTCGAATTCGTACGACATATTGGTTCGAAAAACTAGGAATCATGTCCTGGTGGGACAAAAAATTAAGTGAATTATCCAAAGGAATGGGACAAAAAGTTCAATTTGTCGTTACGGTAATTCATGAACCTTCATTACTTATTTTCGATGAACCCTTTTCAGGATTCGATCCTGTAAATGCTCAAGTGATTGCCAATGAAATTTTAGAACTGAGAGACAAAGGCACAACCGTTATTTTCTCAACCCACCGTATGGAATCGGTAGAAGAAATGTGTGATCATGTAGCGTTGATTAATCAGTCCAACAAAGTTTTAGATGGTACGATTGAAGAGGTGAGAAACCAATTTAAATCAGGAGAATATGCTGTTGGAATTGAACACCTATCGGCTGAAGGACTTCAAATGTTAGAAAAGAAATATCAAATCCGAACAATTGAGAAAAAAGGGAACTTGACTTCTTTTCAAATGATGATTGATAAAACATTAAATTCTAATGTTGTATTGAAAGAATTAATTGAAATGGGGCATATATCACAATTTAAAGAAAAAATCCCATCGATGAATGATGTGTTTTTACAAGCCGTTAAACAATCCAATGCCAACGCCAAATAA
- a CDS encoding MGMT family protein, whose protein sequence is MKKEINNSYEEIYQIVRAIPEGKVCTYGIIAQLIGSGFSARVVGYALNQVVLEDQVPAHRVVNRNGVLTGRHHFNPPEQMQGLLEREGHKIIDHKIVDFKGVLWDPRTAEDFL, encoded by the coding sequence ATGAAAAAAGAAATAAATAATTCCTACGAAGAAATTTATCAAATTGTAAGAGCTATCCCTGAGGGAAAGGTTTGCACTTATGGAATTATTGCCCAACTTATTGGTAGTGGATTTTCCGCTCGTGTGGTAGGTTATGCTTTAAATCAAGTTGTTCTGGAAGATCAAGTACCTGCACATCGTGTGGTTAATCGAAATGGTGTTTTAACGGGACGTCATCATTTTAATCCACCGGAACAAATGCAAGGCTTACTGGAACGGGAAGGGCATAAAATTATTGATCATAAAATAGTGGATTTCAAAGGTGTGCTTTGGGATCCACGTACAGCGGAAGATTTTTTGTAA
- a CDS encoding MGMT family protein produces MKKEINNSYEEIYQIVRAIPEGKVCTYGIIAQLRATLLIIHT; encoded by the coding sequence ATGAAAAAAGAAATAAATAATTCCTACGAAGAAATTTATCAAATTGTAAGAGCTATCCCTGAGGGAAAGGTTTGCACTTATGGAATTATTGCCCAACTAAGAGCAACGCTCCTGATAATCCATACATAA
- a CDS encoding cold shock domain-containing protein, whose translation MNKGTVKFFNEEKGFGFIKETESGKEFFVHVTGLVDKVKENDEVSFDLAEGRKGTMAVNVKTI comes from the coding sequence ATGAATAAAGGAACTGTAAAATTCTTTAATGAAGAAAAAGGATTTGGATTTATTAAAGAAACAGAATCAGGAAAAGAGTTTTTTGTACACGTTACAGGTTTAGTAGACAAAGTAAAAGAAAACGATGAAGTTTCTTTCGACTTAGCTGAAGGACGTAAAGGTACAATGGCTGTAAATGTTAAGACAATATAA